The following proteins are encoded in a genomic region of Rattus rattus isolate New Zealand chromosome 2, Rrattus_CSIRO_v1, whole genome shotgun sequence:
- the LOC116893962 gene encoding olfactory receptor 2AT4-like: MENVACNGSGDSQTSFYLIGIPSLQKSLFLPVFFIFLLLYLLILVGNTLILVAVVAEPSLHKPMYFFLINLSALDIFSTTTTVPKLLALFLLEDHFLSFPACFLQMYLFHGFNCSEAFILVVMAYDRYVAICRPLHYPVHMTPQTNTALAASAWITALLLPIPAVVQTSHMAFDNIAYIYHCFCDHLAVVQASCSDTSPQTLMGFCIAMVVSFLPLLLVLLSYVRILISVLRINSKEGRSKAFSTCSSHLLVVGTYYSSIAIAYVAYRADLSLDFHIVGNVVFAILTPVLNPIIYTLRNKDVKAAITKIIYIKIQAVIGILTFKSS; encoded by the coding sequence ATGGAGAACGTAGCCTGTAATGGGTCAGGGGACTCTCAGACCAGCTTCTACCTTATAGGCATCCCCTCTCTGCAAAaatccctcttccttcctgtcttcttcatctttctcctcctctacctGCTCATCCTGGTGGGGAACACCCTGATCCTGGTGGCTGTGGTGGCCGAACCCAGCCTCCACAagcccatgtacttcttcctaaTCAACCTTTCGGCTCTAGACATCTTCTCAACTACAACCACTGTCCCCAAGTTGCTGGCCCTGTTCTTGCTGGAAGACCACTTCCTCAGCttccctgcctgcttcctgcagaTGTATCTATTCCATGGTTTCAACTGCTCAGAAGCCTTCATCCTGGTggtcatggcctatgaccgctatgtggctatCTGCCGCCCTCTGCACTACCCCGTCCACATGACCCCACAGACAAACACTGCACTGGCAGCCAGTGCCTGGATCACCGCTCTCCTCCTGCCCATCCCAGCAGTGGTACAGACTTCCCACATGGCATTTGACAACATCGCCTACATCTACCACTGCTTCTGTGACCACCTGGCCGTGGTCCAGGCTTCCTGCTCAGACACCAGTCCCCAGACGCTCATGGGCTTCTGCATTGCCATGGTGgtgtccttcctccccctcctcctggtgCTCCTCTCCTATGTGCGAATCCTGATCTCAGTGCTTCGGATCAACTCCAAGGAAGGGCGTTCcaaagccttctccacctgcagCTCCCACCTCCTGGTGGTGGGCACCTACTACTCATCCATTGCCATAGCCTATGTGGCCTACAGGGCTGATCTGTCCCTGGACTTCCACATTGTGGGCAATGTGGTGTTTGCCATTCTCACACCTGTTCTCAACCCTATCATCTACACCCTGAGGAACAAAGATGTCAAGGCAGCCATCACTAAAATCATATATATCAAGATCCAGGCTGTAATAGGGATATTAACCTTTAAGTCAAGTTAG